In Niallia sp. FSL W8-0635, one genomic interval encodes:
- the xylE gene encoding D-xylose transporter XylE — MVNKNSYFYIVLITLVATLGGLLFGYDTAVISGAEGSLQAYFSEGLGLSSLVHGITVSSALIGCIIGGFISGYFATNFGRKYSLIIAAVLFLISALGSAFPEFLFFTQGEPSYALLITFNIYRIIGGIGVGLASAISPMYIGEMAPPKIRGTLVSLNQFAIIFGMLVVYFVNWGIAKGQTMEWLNDIGWRYMFLSEAIPAILFLVLLFTVPETPRYLVSKNQDEKAMTVLSRIYEKTMAKATMFEIKASFNENNKSKAKLFTFGKKIVVIGILLSVFQQFVGINVALYYAPRIFESMGAARDASMFQTIIMGLVNVVFTLLAIFTVDKFGRKPLLIIGSVGMTVGMFGVAAMAFSNKIGVATLVFIIIYTASFMMSWGPVVWVLISEIFPNRVRAQAVAIAVAAQWAANYFISSTYPAMMEVSGGMTYSFYGIMSLLSALFIWKFVPETKGRSLEELEKILVDSQKKDEDVA, encoded by the coding sequence ATGGTAAATAAAAATAGTTATTTTTATATCGTACTAATCACGTTAGTTGCAACACTTGGAGGCTTGTTGTTTGGTTATGATACAGCAGTAATTTCTGGGGCAGAAGGGTCACTACAAGCTTATTTTTCAGAGGGATTAGGTCTTAGTTCCCTTGTACATGGAATTACCGTTTCAAGTGCTTTAATTGGTTGTATTATTGGTGGATTTATATCTGGTTACTTCGCTACGAACTTTGGGCGGAAATATTCCCTTATTATTGCAGCGGTACTATTTTTAATCTCAGCTCTTGGATCTGCGTTTCCTGAGTTTTTGTTTTTCACACAAGGAGAACCAAGCTATGCTCTTTTAATTACTTTTAATATCTATCGAATTATTGGTGGAATTGGTGTCGGTTTAGCTTCAGCCATCTCTCCAATGTATATCGGGGAAATGGCACCTCCTAAAATTAGAGGTACTTTGGTTTCATTAAACCAATTTGCAATTATCTTTGGAATGCTTGTTGTTTATTTTGTAAACTGGGGCATTGCAAAAGGACAAACGATGGAATGGCTAAATGACATCGGCTGGCGCTATATGTTTCTATCAGAAGCAATACCAGCAATATTATTCTTAGTTTTATTATTCACGGTTCCGGAAACACCACGTTATCTCGTGTCGAAGAATCAGGATGAAAAGGCAATGACCGTTCTGTCTAGAATATATGAAAAAACAATGGCAAAAGCGACGATGTTTGAAATTAAGGCTTCCTTTAACGAAAACAACAAATCAAAAGCAAAGTTGTTTACTTTCGGAAAGAAAATTGTAGTGATTGGAATCTTATTATCAGTCTTCCAGCAATTCGTTGGAATCAATGTAGCTTTATACTATGCACCACGTATTTTTGAAAGCATGGGTGCAGCAAGAGATGCTTCCATGTTCCAAACGATTATTATGGGCTTAGTAAATGTTGTGTTCACTCTTCTCGCTATCTTTACGGTTGATAAATTTGGACGCAAGCCACTATTGATTATTGGGTCTGTTGGGATGACAGTTGGTATGTTTGGGGTAGCGGCTATGGCCTTCTCCAACAAAATTGGAGTTGCAACATTAGTCTTCATCATTATTTATACGGCATCCTTTATGATGTCATGGGGACCAGTAGTATGGGTGCTAATCTCAGAAATCTTCCCGAATAGAGTGAGAGCACAAGCTGTGGCAATAGCGGTAGCAGCACAATGGGCAGCAAACTACTTTATTTCTTCCACATACCCAGCAATGATGGAGGTAAGTGGCGGAATGACATATTCCTTCTATGGAATTATGAGTTTACTATCAGCACTGTTCATTTGGAAATTTGTTCCTGAAACAAAAGGTAGATCATTGGAAGAACTGGAGAAAATTCTAGTTGACTCACAGAAGAAGGATGAAGATGTAGCTTAA